Part of the Tachypleus tridentatus isolate NWPU-2018 unplaced genomic scaffold, ASM421037v1 Hic_cluster_2, whole genome shotgun sequence genome is shown below.
AACCTGTATATACAACAACCGTATTCCATCTTGTGTAGACGAGAGTCAAGTAAAGAAATTGAACAGAGCCAATCTAAGGTAACATTTGTAAAGAAATCACCGTATATATGGTAGCTTTACTGTTAATGTAAGATTGTTAATATCCAACCTGTATATACAACAACCGTATTCCATCTTGTGTAGACGAGAGTCAAGTAAAGAAATTGAACAGAGCCAATCTTAGGTAACATTTGTAAAGAAATCACCGTATATATGGTAGCTTTACTGTTAATGTAAGATTGTTAATATCTCTGGCTTGAAACCTAGTAATGTAAGTACGGATTCCGAAACATTGAgtcgaaaataatattcacgtAAATAAGAGATAATGGCttcttttaccaaacaataaacaaacaatatgaataaataaacaatagcAGACAAAAACAATGTCCAAATAAACATCTTACctctttcaagaacaataagCAAATAATTAtccaaataaataagtaattaatgGCAGAAATCTCACTATCCTTGAggcaatataataacaaatatggtTATCTAGAAATGTTGCCATCATCTGTggttatcttaatttttttaaatttgtaacaacTAACAAACCCATTTAATAATATAGATGTGGAAAGTTTCAGCCatcataaaacattattgtagTAGCACTGAAGAATCTAACTAGCAGTTAAAACAAGTTACATCAGTGTGGGAAAATGTCAGAAAAAGTCCTCAGCTGTCAGAGTTATATCAGTGAATGAATGTTCTATTAAATGTCCATATCTGTTAGTATCAGACAGTATATCATATATCTTAGTAACGCCTCTAGCTACCAGTTTTATCTATGCGAGAGAATGTTGCATGAAATGTACttacttataattttatcaatatgAATGTCAGATATCTGAAAAATGTCACTAGCTATCAAAAGTTGTATCAGTGTGAGATTATGTTCTAGTTCGATGAAATGTGCTTACCTATCCGAGAGTTGGCCGGTTATAAACCATGAGACTAGACATGTAGAACATCTGACTCAAAGATATCATCCACGAGTTGTTACAGACCAAGTTCCACTGAAAGTACAGAATCGgtgttaaaacacaaaaattgaacaaaacatAGATGAAAAGTCAAACAGAAAGGGCAATATACATTGTGATCAAGCCTGTCCGTTTTCACTAAGCTAAAACTAATTTAGCTTTCAGTGGattgagtttttttgtttacagtttcTTCTCATATTTAGAGAAAGACACACAAGTATGCATGTAGAAAATGTTTCTCGTCATGACGAGAAACAAGATATGCAATTTATGTaaacaatttgatattttttttaaaaaacccgTGTACAGGGcaccaaattttaattttctattgaaCAAATTTATTCTACTATTGATAGTAAAAACATCCACATATCGCTTACCGTTTTTCAGTTTTAACAAACCTGTTCTACTATTGAAGACTTGTACTGAGTGTGGTCGTATTCCCACTCGAAACAATAGTCAACTTCACGAGTATTATTCAAATTTGTATTATTCATTACGTCATACATCCAGCATTTGCTAAACGACCGTTGTCCTGTTTCCTGAGCCACCACTGGTACACTGAAGTTCTTCCATTCTACTTCCGACATATTGTGGAAAACGTCTGGACGTCCACCACACCAGTGATCAATATTAGGAGCCAAAAATATTATTACCAGAATATGCCAAGCATTAGGCAAAGTCGCgacaaaatcaaaagaaaatatttttctctgccATGGTCCTGTGCCGCCCATAATGAGTGTAATATCTTCTCTGGGTGATTTCATCCTTACGTTTAaaagcaggggtgtgcaacaggcggcccgccaagccatttagtgtggccctagttgttgtaatctaaccatgtggcctgatctgtaatccaacgcaaatggaatatttttaaaagcatcgatcctacgggattcccaggcttcgactcgacaaacttctaaaattatctttgctagagaggagcaggccgaattcgattggtcggcctccttagggcatgaataggtgacgtgcactagcactgttgtctacgactcaacgtcatgtcctgaacctcgccttcgccctctggcgacaattttccctaacctctgctgtccgtcattcattattggtgaaaattttattaccttttacagttactacaagagattgaaggtaaattgattattatttagcatattgttgtgactttactgaatttattaaaatttttgctttcagatgcatctgattctatgtacagtgtgacctcgttattcgcgggggttacgttctttaccctcccgcgaatagcgaaaaaccgcgaatattggacgcagttttaaaacgtatatgtatgcgattatatactatatgaaatgcttcccaaacactaatgatacttatactcattgatgcagtaataatgtagcaatattgcatactgttatgtatttcactaaattgtaccgtgcgttacagGGCTGTGCTTTGcagtttgcgttgttggggaagctgaggcagtcagccaatagcagtccaatcttgtttggtgaagacgacaattgataaaaacggcttgattgagtaaatacaacagaaatctcctcgaaaagccttttcagtctctgtgacctacaaaacgcagttcgcgcataacccgcgaatggcgaaccgcgaataggcgaggtcacactgtattttgctattctcaattaatttaagtaccggaaggctatgatcgggatgccaatttagaaacatgtgtttctgtccataagaggttccatgtgtaaataaattctatgtttttttctactttgctattttcgtgagaataatttttgttttgatttcagggctagtaaaatgtcagcagttaagaaacgaaaaattgatgatgagggaaggttattcaacagtgaatggtgcacaaaatatcttgttgtcccacataatcaaggtgttgtctgcctcgtctgtcaaactacaattgcagtcatgaaagagtacaatattaatcgacattacgcaactaagcactccttccagtttgatgaaattgttggtcaggcacgaaaggacaaaattgaacatttaaaacatccattgaaaagcaacaaggtgttttaccactttcaagaaaaattcagaactggtgacaaaactgagttttaagctttgtgaatgtatggcagaaaagggaaagcctttcagtgacggagaatttattaaaaattgtttaacaatattcacagaatatgcatgtccagagaaaaaatatttggtggagcaaactagcctttcccgctttactgtctcacgcaggacaaaagatctttcagaggacatcaaagaaactttgaaagagagattgaattcgtgtgaagctttcagtctggctttgatgaaagcactgatatcaatgacacatcccaacttgtcattttcatcagagctgttactgcaggcattgatgttttcgaagagttttcagatatggcaagcctttcctccacaaccacaggacaggatatttgtgaacaagtgcttaaggttgtagaaaagtttgaactgaatccttataaattatgtggtgttacaacagatggtgctccttccatgacaggtaggacaaatggattcaccaagaaatttctaactgcaattggagcacaagacgtagttgtaagccattgcattattcaccaagagagcttgtgcaccaaagttctggattttgcagaagtcatgaaaaatgtcgtccaatgcgtaaattatattcgaacacgaggattaaatcatcgacaatttaaaacttttttagatgagctggacagcgagtattcagatgttttgtacttctctgctgtacgttggcttagtagagctgctactttgaagagattctggaatctgcgagaggagattaagttcttcatggagagcaaacgtcagaatgtggacttcttgagcaatgagaactggctgaatgacttagcattcctcacagacattacacagcatctgtctgatttaaacttaaaactacaagggaaaagtcaacttgtgaatatgttgtttgagcatatttgtgcttttgagaagaaattggaacttttccaggttcagttgagaagagccatattgacccattttacatgtcttgcaaccaggaaactggaatttctaatctggattgcaccaaatatggaaccagtgtacaaaagctgcgtgatgagtttgcaaacagatttccagatttcagacaaactgaaattagattgaaattgttcgctcaaccttttgatttggcagtggaagacagtcctgatgattgccaaatggaactcattgaactgcaggctgacatggacactaaaaggaaattctctgaaaacagtttgctagacttttacaaactctgtgtacgtgaaaagtttcccaatttgtcccgtcatgcacaaagaattgcctccctttttggtagcacctactgctgtgagcaatttttctccaaaatgaagctcatcaaaaccaaatgtagaagtcagctgactgatgaacatttgaccagtcagttaagagtggcaaccatttctgtcaaagctgatattgacaagctctgcaaggactctaaatttcaagtgtcgcactaaaatgatcactcatgcaaaaatataaaatattattgcttgcattttgagaattttttttaatttattgtgcatgtacacgaataagcttgttttttaagtggccccgcttgattgatgaagttggttatatggcccaccgacgaaaaatgttgcacacccctgtttaAAAGGAATAATTCTGTAGACAGAAAGAATAAAGTGTGAGTTATATCTGTAATATTCTAAAGTATTAACACAGTTGATCTACaagtacaaataaatacatacaatttttaaataaaacaatcctagggtaacattttaaaaatgaaactataaaataaataacattttacgcactggtaaaacattttataaaaaattccCGAAGTTTCGTACAAAGAGAAAgctaataatgttttaaaaaaacaaaatttaacacatttaaaagtAATCGGTAAAACCCCCTGGTAGTAACTTCTGTTTAGCACATTTGTCTCcgattattttagtttgttgaatttcgagcaaacgTTACATTAAATTGTTGGCGTCATCTGATAACATTATAGTGTTCCTTATTGTCAAATGTCACGTCAGAATGTAAACTTTGTGATGGCCCTTGTCACCAAACGTTACGCTAGACTGACGACTTATGCTCTATATTTATCGTATTGTTTTACTGATGTTGGAATTTTCTTTACCATCACTAAGCTGACGCTCAACTAATCAACAGATAGCAAGTACACTGTTGAAGAAACGACATTTATAAACAAGTTGTGATAAAATCGCAAAGTACGCTGCGTTTCGATTaagttgttcaaaatatttttatgaaaatgagCGTAATGTTAGCATACAAACGTACAAAAATAAAGATCAGATGAAAGTTAGTATTACAGAGTTTTCTTTTTAGTAAGTAaagattgttttggtttgtttgttttggaatttcgcacaaagctactcgagggctatctgtgctagccgtccctaatttagcagtgtaagactagagggaaggcagctagtcatcaccacccaccgccaactcttgggctactcttttaccaacgaatagtgggattgaccgtcacattatacacccccacggctgggagggcgagcatgtttagcgcgacgggggcgcgaacccgcgaccctcggattacgagtcgcacgccttacgcgctaggccatgccgggccagtaagtTAAGAAGACATTTACCTTTGGTAGCACCGATCAAGTTGATTTAAATTGGAAATTGTGTGAGATAAGAGTCTTCTTATAAAATAAGGTTCTCACCTATCTATTTTGAGACGACCTCGATAAACAT
Proteins encoded:
- the LOC143243067 gene encoding organic cation/carnitine transporter 2-like isoform X2, translating into MSRGSNFGSYTDVYRGRLKIDRIIPFKRKDEITQRRYYTHYGRHREDITLIMGGTGPWQRKIFSFDFVATLPNAWHILVIIFLAPNIDHWCGGRPDVFHNMSEVEWKNFSVPVVAQETGQRSFSKCWMYDVMNNTNLNNTREVDYCFEWEYDHTQYKSSIVEQWNLVCNNSWMISLSQMFYMSSLMVYNRPTLG